The Brockia lithotrophica genome includes a window with the following:
- a CDS encoding Ketol-acid reductoisomerase encodes MAHMYFDEDLSLEPLVGRTVAILGYGSQGHAHAQNLRDSGLDVLVGLRPGNSWERAVEDGFDVRPVADVVREADLVMFLLPDEAQPKVYEQEVRPNLRAGQVLAFAHGFNIHFGQIRPPADVDVILVAPKGPGHLVRRVYTEGGGVPALVAVHQDASGRAMETALAYAKALGAGRAAVLTTTFREETETDLFGEQAVLCGGVSHLVQAGFETLVEAGYQPEVAYFEVLHELKLIVDLIYEKGLSGMRESISDTAEFGDYVSGPKVIGEASRKAMREILADIQSGRFAREWILENALGRPMFSAMRARERTHPVEVVGQALREKMPFIRRR; translated from the coding sequence ATGGCCCACATGTACTTCGACGAAGATCTGTCCCTCGAACCCCTCGTAGGTCGCACCGTGGCAATCCTCGGCTACGGTTCCCAGGGCCACGCCCACGCCCAAAACCTTCGCGACTCGGGGCTCGACGTGCTCGTCGGCCTCAGGCCCGGGAATTCCTGGGAGCGGGCGGTGGAGGACGGCTTCGACGTTCGGCCCGTGGCCGACGTCGTGCGCGAGGCGGACCTCGTCATGTTCCTCCTCCCCGACGAGGCGCAGCCCAAGGTGTACGAGCAGGAAGTCCGGCCCAACCTCCGGGCCGGACAGGTCCTCGCCTTTGCCCACGGGTTCAACATCCACTTCGGCCAAATTCGTCCCCCGGCGGACGTGGACGTGATCCTCGTCGCACCTAAGGGACCGGGGCACCTCGTGCGCCGAGTGTACACGGAAGGCGGCGGTGTTCCCGCCCTCGTCGCCGTCCACCAAGATGCGAGCGGGCGCGCCATGGAAACGGCCCTCGCCTACGCCAAGGCCCTCGGTGCGGGGCGCGCCGCCGTGCTTACGACGACGTTCCGCGAGGAGACGGAAACGGACCTCTTCGGCGAGCAGGCCGTCCTCTGCGGCGGCGTGAGCCATCTCGTCCAGGCGGGGTTTGAGACGCTCGTCGAGGCCGGCTACCAGCCGGAGGTCGCCTATTTCGAAGTGCTCCACGAGCTCAAGCTCATCGTCGACCTCATCTACGAAAAGGGGCTTTCGGGCATGCGCGAGTCCATCTCCGACACGGCGGAATTCGGGGACTACGTGAGCGGTCCCAAGGTCATCGGCGAAGCTTCGCGCAAGGCGATGCGGGAAATCCTCGCGGACATCCAGAGCGGACGCTTCGCTCGGGAGTGGATCTTGGAAAACGCCTTGGGTCGTCCCATGTTTTCCGCGATGCGCGCCCGCGAGCGCACTCACCCCGTAGAGGTCGTCGGGCAGGCGCTTCGGGAAAAAATGCCCTTCATTCGGAGGAGGTAA
- a CDS encoding Acetolactate synthase small subunit: protein MKQLLALKVNDHPGVLHRITGLFLRRGFNIATITVGACEEPGVSRMTILLEVADERVMDQVRKQLAKQVDVLEVEDLTDRDAVTRELCLVRVEAPLKMRSDLHSLIQPFRAQLIDVGFETVVVEVTGSPAKIDALLDLLRPFGVLEIVRTGLAALPRERQTGNGGTARREARSVEV, encoded by the coding sequence GTGAAGCAGCTCCTCGCCCTCAAGGTAAACGACCATCCCGGCGTACTTCACCGGATTACGGGACTCTTTCTCCGTCGGGGGTTCAACATCGCGACGATCACCGTGGGCGCCTGCGAAGAACCCGGGGTGTCTCGGATGACGATCCTCCTCGAGGTTGCCGACGAGCGGGTCATGGACCAGGTGCGCAAGCAGCTCGCGAAGCAGGTGGACGTCCTCGAGGTCGAAGACCTCACAGACCGCGACGCGGTGACGCGAGAACTCTGTCTCGTCCGCGTGGAGGCGCCACTTAAGATGCGGAGCGACCTCCACAGCCTCATCCAGCCGTTTCGCGCCCAGCTCATCGACGTAGGTTTCGAGACGGTCGTCGTCGAGGTGACGGGAAGCCCGGCGAAGATCGATGCCCTTCTCGACCTCCTCCGTCCCTTCGGGGTACTGGAAATCGTTCGTACGGGTCTCGCTGCGCTCCCGCGCGAGCGCCAGACAGGGAACGGCGGCACGGCGCGCAGGGAAGCCCGAAGCGTGGAGGTGTAA
- a CDS encoding 2-isopropylmalate synthase has translation MRRVEIFDTTLRDGEQSAGVNLHLPEKLEIARALVAYGVDTIEAGFPASSPEDFRSVQAIAREVRGVRVAALARSLPADIDAAYEALREAEEPRIHVFIATSPIHMEYKLRLSPDAVVERAVASVLHAKRYVSDVEWSAEDATRSDWDFLVRIISAVIAAGATVVNLPDTVGYVQPEEYAAMFRYIMERVPGAERVKFSTHCHDDLGLAVANSLAAVRAGATQVEGTINGIGERAGNAALEEVGVALYVRRDFYGVETGLNLRETVRVSKLVSRLTGFPVPPNKAVVGANAFAHESGIHQDGVLKHAATYEIMSPELVGLSSNRLVLGKHSGRHAFREKLAELGLTVTEAEFEDLFRAFKELTGKKKTITDDDILALAFDMAHDGERLEIASLQCSFGSHVIPTATVSLHVPGEAPRLESATGKGIVEAVYNAIERLVGGPIELLDYRLQSTSEGPDALGEVFVKVRWHGLVSTGRGVDSDVVLASAKAYVDALNRILIREKTLGDRANALDEVGGEVAALTSPSGSRAGDLEAANARAEEPPASGPAQVR, from the coding sequence ATGCGGCGGGTGGAGATCTTCGACACGACGCTCCGCGACGGCGAGCAGTCGGCGGGGGTCAACTTGCACCTCCCGGAAAAGCTCGAAATCGCCCGCGCCCTCGTCGCGTACGGCGTGGACACGATCGAGGCGGGGTTTCCCGCTTCTTCGCCGGAAGACTTCCGCTCCGTTCAGGCGATCGCCCGCGAGGTTCGGGGCGTGCGCGTCGCCGCCCTCGCCCGCTCACTTCCCGCCGACATCGACGCCGCGTACGAGGCCCTCCGGGAGGCGGAGGAGCCGCGGATCCACGTGTTCATCGCCACTTCGCCGATCCACATGGAATACAAGCTGCGTCTGAGTCCGGACGCCGTCGTCGAGCGCGCGGTGGCGAGCGTCCTTCACGCGAAGCGCTACGTCTCCGACGTGGAGTGGTCCGCGGAAGACGCCACGCGGAGCGACTGGGACTTCCTCGTGCGGATCATCTCCGCGGTGATCGCCGCCGGGGCAACGGTCGTGAACCTCCCGGACACGGTCGGATACGTGCAGCCGGAGGAGTACGCGGCGATGTTTCGCTACATCATGGAGCGTGTGCCCGGGGCGGAGCGCGTGAAGTTTTCCACCCACTGCCACGACGACCTCGGCCTTGCCGTTGCGAATTCCCTCGCAGCCGTGCGCGCGGGGGCCACGCAGGTGGAGGGGACGATCAACGGCATCGGGGAGCGCGCGGGAAACGCCGCCCTTGAGGAAGTGGGCGTCGCCCTTTACGTCCGTCGCGACTTCTACGGTGTGGAGACGGGACTCAACTTGCGGGAGACCGTGCGCGTCTCCAAGCTCGTAAGCCGCCTCACGGGGTTTCCCGTGCCGCCGAACAAGGCGGTGGTCGGGGCCAACGCCTTTGCCCACGAGTCCGGGATCCATCAGGACGGTGTGCTCAAGCACGCTGCGACGTACGAGATCATGTCGCCGGAGCTCGTCGGTCTGAGCTCCAACCGCCTCGTGCTCGGCAAGCACTCGGGGCGGCACGCCTTCCGCGAGAAGCTCGCGGAGCTCGGGCTTACCGTCACGGAAGCGGAGTTCGAAGACCTCTTTCGCGCCTTCAAGGAGCTCACGGGAAAGAAGAAGACGATCACCGACGACGACATCCTCGCCCTCGCCTTCGACATGGCGCACGACGGCGAGCGCCTCGAGATCGCCTCCCTCCAGTGTTCCTTCGGTTCGCACGTGATCCCCACGGCGACCGTCTCCCTCCACGTCCCCGGAGAGGCTCCCCGCCTGGAGTCGGCGACGGGAAAGGGGATCGTAGAGGCCGTGTACAACGCCATCGAACGCCTCGTCGGCGGACCGATCGAGCTCCTCGACTACCGCCTGCAGTCGACTTCCGAAGGGCCCGATGCTTTGGGCGAGGTGTTCGTCAAGGTCCGCTGGCACGGCCTCGTCTCCACGGGTCGCGGCGTCGATTCCGACGTCGTCCTCGCTTCCGCGAAGGCCTACGTAGACGCCTTAAACCGCATCCTCATTCGCGAGAAGACCCTCGGCGATCGGGCGAACGCCCTCGATGAGGTCGGAGGTGAAGTCGCCGCCCTCACCTCCCCTTCCGGTTCGCGGGCCGGCGATTTGGAAGCGGCAAACGCGCGCGCCGAAGAACCCCCGGCATCGGGGCCTGCGCAGGTAAGGTGA
- a CDS encoding Nicotinamidase — MSRRALVVVDYLNDFAHSEGALTAGAPAQAIDEAVRKVVEEFHRVGDVVVFASDAHTPDDPEFALWPPHAVKGTWGQEIYGRTGELARSLRGRKGVYFVDKTKYDAFYGTGLEGILRAEGVDSVYLAGINTSICVMATAQGAYFRGFRVYVLRDAVADMSREAHDFALRHMEAIYRADLVDSRTF; from the coding sequence ATGTCCCGACGTGCCCTTGTCGTTGTGGATTACCTGAACGACTTCGCACATTCCGAGGGTGCCCTCACCGCCGGCGCTCCCGCTCAGGCGATCGACGAAGCCGTTCGCAAGGTCGTGGAAGAATTTCACAGGGTGGGGGACGTCGTCGTCTTCGCCTCGGACGCCCATACGCCGGACGATCCGGAATTTGCGCTTTGGCCGCCGCATGCCGTTAAAGGAACCTGGGGACAGGAGATTTACGGGAGGACGGGCGAACTTGCCCGGAGTTTGCGGGGTCGCAAGGGCGTGTACTTCGTAGACAAGACGAAGTACGACGCGTTCTACGGCACAGGTTTGGAAGGGATTTTGCGAGCGGAAGGGGTGGACTCCGTCTACCTTGCGGGGATCAATACGTCGATCTGCGTGATGGCCACGGCGCAGGGAGCGTATTTCCGCGGGTTTCGCGTGTACGTCCTCCGCGACGCCGTAGCCGACATGTCGCGGGAAGCCCACGACTTTGCCCTTCGGCATATGGAAGCGATCTACCGGGCGGATCTCGTGGATTCCCGCACTTTTTGA
- a CDS encoding Homoserine O-acetyltransferase, with the protein MGESVRRVEGRVHIGPLTLESGEVLPEVELVYEDVGPPEAPVVLVCHALTGSHRTVGTSAAPGWWHPLVGVGKAIDPRRLRVITFNVLGGQDGSTGPRSVDPRSGRPYRAKFPFVTIRDMVRAQRLGLIELGVDHLVAVIGGSMGGMQVLEWGLMYPDFMDLLVPLAVTPATSAFAIAFNAVGRLAITSDPAWREGEYTEDDPPAVGLSLARMIGVLTYRTPEQFARRFGRSLKHGWGHDHREVAFQVESYLLYQGEKLVERFDANSYLYLLKAVDSHDIGRGRGGWREAARGYRARLVAVGFRGDLLYPPEEIRTFVEHARALGKDAVYAEVASEYGHDAFLVEGEQVGEILRRHAPELFPVPSSGRDEPPLVAVSRSASGKAAPSPVFG; encoded by the coding sequence ATGGGCGAAAGCGTTCGCCGCGTCGAGGGCCGCGTGCACATCGGGCCGCTCACGTTGGAGTCGGGGGAAGTCCTCCCGGAAGTGGAGCTCGTATACGAAGACGTCGGTCCGCCGGAAGCCCCCGTCGTCCTCGTCTGCCACGCCCTTACGGGAAGCCACCGTACGGTGGGAACTTCCGCGGCGCCGGGATGGTGGCACCCGCTCGTCGGGGTGGGGAAGGCCATCGACCCCCGCCGCCTTCGCGTGATCACGTTCAACGTGCTCGGCGGGCAGGACGGTTCTACCGGCCCGCGGAGCGTAGACCCCCGCAGCGGAAGGCCGTACCGGGCTAAGTTTCCTTTCGTCACGATCCGCGACATGGTGCGGGCGCAGCGTTTGGGTCTCATCGAGCTCGGGGTGGACCACCTTGTGGCGGTCATCGGAGGATCCATGGGGGGGATGCAGGTACTCGAGTGGGGACTCATGTACCCGGACTTCATGGACCTCCTCGTCCCTCTGGCCGTCACGCCGGCGACTTCGGCCTTCGCCATCGCCTTTAACGCCGTAGGCCGCCTGGCGATCACCTCCGACCCCGCCTGGCGCGAGGGGGAGTACACGGAAGACGACCCTCCGGCGGTCGGGTTGTCCCTCGCGCGCATGATCGGCGTCCTCACCTACCGTACGCCCGAGCAGTTCGCGCGGCGCTTCGGCCGTTCCCTCAAGCACGGATGGGGCCACGACCACCGGGAGGTGGCCTTCCAGGTGGAGAGCTACCTCCTCTACCAGGGAGAAAAGCTCGTCGAGCGCTTCGACGCGAACAGCTACCTCTACCTCCTCAAGGCGGTGGACTCCCACGACATCGGCCGCGGTCGCGGGGGATGGCGGGAAGCCGCCCGCGGGTACCGCGCCCGCCTCGTCGCCGTAGGCTTTCGCGGTGACCTTCTCTACCCTCCTGAGGAAATCCGAACCTTTGTCGAACACGCGCGCGCGCTCGGAAAGGACGCGGTCTACGCGGAGGTCGCCTCCGAATACGGGCACGACGCCTTTCTCGTGGAGGGAGAGCAGGTGGGTGAGATCCTCCGTCGCCACGCTCCCGAGCTCTTTCCCGTCCCCTCTTCGGGACGAGACGAACCGCCGCTTGTGGCCGTCTCTCGGAGCGCTTCCGGTAAAGCCGCGCCCTCGCCCGTCTTCGGCTGA
- a CDS encoding Acetolactate synthase large subunit, translated as MSFEVTEGARAEALSPDAAAPVGTEAPAGEDSERGAEPRPEPPPVYRGADLLVEVLKEEGAEMLFGIPGGATINFYDALYNSGIPHVLARHEQGAIHAADGYARISGKVPVVTGTSGPGSTNLMTGIANAWFDSVPMVIFAGQVSTSVMGTDAFQESPIFSMTMGITKHNYQLMRGEDLPRVVKESFYLARTGRKGPVLIELPKDMTSNEIPYRKPVEMRLRAYNPTPKIDRALVEKVKRDLARAKRPVIVAGAGVVHAGASELLRAFAERARVPVVHTLLGLGTLPSDHPLSLGMGGMHGTVWANMALHECDFLLNIGSRFDDRLTGALEHFAPRARIAHVDIDEAELGKVLDEDYPIHGDARDALAILLDGAVDPSPSEEWLAYLESLRREYPLWYRTDRPYLQPQRVVQIASDLASDDVIVVTDVGQHQMWVAQFFRFRRPGRFVTSGGLGAMGFGLPAAIGAQIADRDALVLAFVGDGGFQMTVEELILLREYDLPVKILLFNNNSLGMVRQWQELFYEERYSATLFNIQPDFMRLADAYGIVGRRVETEEEARAVLEEAFRTRAPYLIEFVIDPMANVLPMVPPGNGVHEMQGVKPE; from the coding sequence ATGTCTTTCGAAGTCACGGAAGGCGCTCGCGCCGAGGCGCTTTCTCCCGATGCGGCCGCGCCGGTCGGGACGGAGGCACCTGCAGGAGAGGATTCTGAGCGGGGGGCCGAGCCCCGGCCTGAACCGCCCCCCGTCTACCGCGGGGCCGACCTTCTCGTCGAGGTCCTCAAGGAAGAGGGCGCGGAGATGCTCTTCGGGATCCCCGGAGGGGCGACGATCAACTTTTACGACGCCCTATACAACTCCGGGATTCCGCACGTGCTGGCCCGCCACGAACAAGGGGCCATCCACGCCGCCGACGGCTACGCCCGGATCAGCGGCAAGGTTCCCGTGGTCACGGGCACGAGCGGTCCCGGTTCGACCAACCTCATGACGGGCATCGCCAACGCCTGGTTCGACTCTGTTCCCATGGTGATCTTCGCCGGTCAGGTGTCCACGAGCGTCATGGGAACGGACGCCTTTCAGGAATCCCCCATCTTCAGCATGACCATGGGGATCACGAAGCACAACTACCAGCTCATGCGCGGAGAAGACTTGCCGCGCGTCGTGAAGGAGTCGTTTTACCTCGCGCGTACGGGTCGCAAGGGCCCCGTCCTCATCGAACTTCCCAAGGACATGACGTCGAACGAAATTCCCTACCGGAAACCCGTAGAGATGCGGCTCCGCGCCTACAACCCCACGCCTAAGATCGATCGAGCGCTCGTGGAAAAGGTGAAACGCGACCTCGCCCGGGCCAAGCGGCCGGTGATCGTCGCGGGGGCGGGGGTCGTCCACGCCGGGGCTTCGGAACTCCTGCGCGCCTTCGCGGAAAGGGCGCGGGTTCCCGTCGTGCACACGCTCCTCGGGCTCGGGACGCTCCCGTCGGATCACCCCCTTTCTCTCGGAATGGGCGGGATGCACGGAACCGTGTGGGCGAACATGGCCCTCCACGAGTGCGATTTCCTCCTCAACATCGGGTCGCGCTTCGACGACCGCCTCACGGGGGCGCTCGAGCACTTCGCACCGCGGGCGCGGATCGCCCACGTGGACATCGACGAGGCGGAGCTCGGCAAGGTCCTCGACGAGGACTACCCGATTCACGGGGACGCGCGGGACGCCCTGGCGATCCTCTTGGACGGGGCCGTGGATCCGAGCCCTTCGGAAGAGTGGCTCGCCTACCTCGAGTCTCTTCGGCGGGAGTACCCGCTTTGGTACCGCACGGACCGGCCGTACCTCCAACCGCAGCGCGTCGTGCAGATCGCTTCGGACCTCGCTTCGGACGACGTGATCGTCGTCACGGACGTCGGGCAGCACCAGATGTGGGTGGCCCAGTTCTTCCGCTTCCGCCGCCCCGGGCGCTTCGTCACCTCGGGCGGACTGGGGGCCATGGGCTTCGGCCTTCCCGCGGCAATCGGCGCCCAGATCGCCGACCGCGACGCCCTCGTCCTCGCCTTCGTCGGCGACGGCGGCTTCCAGATGACCGTAGAGGAGCTCATCCTCCTCCGAGAGTACGACCTTCCGGTCAAGATCCTCCTCTTCAACAACAACTCGCTGGGTATGGTGCGCCAGTGGCAGGAGCTCTTTTACGAGGAGCGCTACTCGGCGACGCTCTTCAACATCCAACCCGACTTCATGCGCCTGGCGGATGCCTACGGGATCGTCGGTCGGCGGGTGGAGACCGAAGAGGAAGCTCGCGCGGTGCTCGAAGAGGCCTTCCGCACGCGTGCGCCGTACCTCATCGAGTTCGTGATCGATCCCATGGCCAACGTCCTTCCCATGGTCCCCCCGGGCAACGGTGTCCACGAGATGCAAGGGGTGAAGCCAGAGTGA
- a CDS encoding Dihydroxy-acid dehydratase codes for MHGADRASERGTAAQGSGTEVAERPRLRSETIKFGVERAPHRGLLYATGKVTPRDLDKPFIGVANSFVEIVPGHVHLKEFAEIVKEEIVRAGGIPFEFNTIGVDDGIAMGHIGMRYSLPSRELIADAVETVVTAHWFDGVFFIPNCDKITPGMIMAAVRLDVPSVFVTGGPMEAGIHPCTGEKLSLVDVFEGVGRYQTGEIDARELQILEENACPTYGSCSGMFTANSMNTLLEVMGLAPFGNGTIVATSPRRRKLIREAVEHLMRMIREGLTPRKIVTEETIDDVFALDMAMGGSTNTVLHTLAIAHEAGIRYDLDRINRIADRTPYLAKLAPASRYTMDDLDRAGGVRAIVRELIRVGAIRGERPTIAGRPLKDLVADAEIRDPEVIRPAERAYSPRGGLAVLFGNLAPDGGVIKVGAVDPSVHRFRGRAIVYNSEEDAIRGISSGEVQPGHVVVIRYEGPRGGPGMPEMLTPTSLIVGRGLGTQVALITDGRFSGATRGIAVGHISPEAAAGGPIAYVENGDVIEIDLDARRISWEISPEEFEARKARVRPLPPKIDRGYLARYSRLVTSANTGAVLRETW; via the coding sequence TTGCACGGTGCCGATCGAGCATCCGAACGAGGAACCGCAGCGCAGGGGTCGGGGACGGAGGTCGCGGAGCGGCCGCGCCTTCGGAGCGAGACAATCAAGTTCGGTGTTGAGCGGGCGCCCCACCGGGGCCTCCTCTACGCCACGGGAAAGGTGACGCCGAGGGATCTCGACAAGCCGTTCATCGGCGTGGCGAACTCCTTCGTGGAGATCGTGCCCGGGCACGTTCACCTCAAAGAGTTCGCGGAAATCGTGAAGGAGGAGATCGTCCGGGCGGGGGGGATTCCCTTCGAATTCAACACGATCGGCGTCGACGACGGGATCGCCATGGGGCACATCGGGATGCGCTACTCGCTCCCGAGCCGGGAACTCATCGCCGACGCGGTGGAGACGGTCGTCACCGCCCACTGGTTCGACGGGGTGTTCTTCATCCCGAACTGCGACAAGATCACGCCGGGGATGATCATGGCCGCCGTGCGCCTCGACGTTCCCTCCGTGTTCGTCACGGGCGGCCCCATGGAGGCGGGGATTCACCCGTGCACGGGGGAAAAGCTCTCCCTCGTCGACGTCTTTGAAGGGGTCGGGCGGTACCAGACGGGCGAAATCGACGCCCGCGAGCTCCAAATCCTCGAGGAAAATGCCTGCCCTACGTACGGTTCTTGTTCGGGGATGTTTACGGCGAACTCCATGAACACCCTCCTCGAGGTCATGGGGCTCGCTCCTTTCGGCAACGGGACGATCGTCGCCACGTCTCCCCGACGCCGCAAGCTCATCCGCGAGGCGGTGGAGCACCTCATGCGCATGATCCGCGAGGGTCTCACGCCGCGCAAGATCGTCACGGAAGAGACGATCGACGACGTCTTCGCCCTGGACATGGCCATGGGTGGGTCGACGAACACCGTGCTCCACACGCTCGCCATCGCCCACGAAGCGGGAATCCGTTACGACCTCGATCGGATCAACCGCATCGCCGACCGGACGCCGTACCTTGCGAAGCTCGCCCCCGCCTCCCGCTACACGATGGACGACCTGGACCGCGCCGGCGGGGTACGGGCGATCGTGCGCGAGCTCATCCGCGTCGGGGCGATCCGCGGGGAACGGCCGACGATTGCGGGCCGCCCCCTCAAGGATCTCGTAGCCGACGCGGAGATCCGCGACCCCGAGGTGATCCGCCCGGCAGAACGGGCGTACAGCCCGCGCGGCGGTTTGGCGGTGCTCTTCGGCAACCTCGCGCCGGACGGCGGCGTGATCAAGGTGGGGGCCGTGGATCCGTCCGTGCACCGTTTCCGCGGTCGGGCGATCGTCTACAACTCGGAGGAGGACGCCATCCGCGGGATCTCCTCCGGCGAAGTGCAGCCCGGACACGTGGTCGTCATTCGCTACGAAGGTCCGCGGGGCGGCCCGGGGATGCCGGAGATGCTCACGCCTACGTCGCTCATCGTCGGCCGGGGGCTCGGCACGCAGGTGGCGCTCATCACGGACGGGCGGTTTTCCGGAGCCACGCGGGGAATCGCCGTCGGCCACATTTCGCCGGAAGCGGCGGCCGGAGGCCCCATCGCCTACGTCGAGAACGGGGACGTGATCGAGATCGACCTCGACGCCCGCAGGATTTCCTGGGAGATTTCGCCGGAAGAGTTTGAGGCGCGCAAGGCGCGTGTGCGCCCGCTCCCGCCCAAGATCGACCGCGGGTACCTGGCGCGCTACTCCCGACTCGTGACTTCGGCCAACACGGGAGCCGTACTTCGGGAAACGTGGTGA
- a CDS encoding O-acetylhomoserine sulfhydrylase, translating to MHPEGAPSSEPLRRYGFATLAIHGDTEPDPATGARAIPVYLSSSFVFRSPEHAARLFSLEEEGYIYSRISNPTVRAVERRLALLEGGVDAVLTASGQSALALTLLTLARAGDEIVASPFLYGGTYNLLANLLPRYGIQTRFTESLDPEEFAARITPRTKAVLLESVGNPSLLLPDLREIAAAAHARGVPVVVDNTFPTPYLYRPLEFGADVVVYSATKWLSGNGTIIAGAVVDGGRFPWPEERFPEFHTPDASYHGLVFARAFGAAAFSARLRAVALRDFGPSASPVSAFLLGLGIETLPLRMERHVANARAVAAFLREHPDVAWVNFPEFPDHPSHGILRRDFPRGATSVVTFGLQGGKRHAEEFLRHVRLHSHLANVGDAKSLLIHPASTTHGQLSEEELRSVGVLPEMIRLSVGLEDVDDILWDLAQALRKAREA from the coding sequence ATGCATCCCGAAGGCGCTCCTTCTTCCGAACCTCTGCGCCGGTACGGATTCGCCACGCTCGCAATTCACGGGGACACGGAGCCGGACCCCGCTACCGGTGCGCGGGCGATTCCCGTCTACCTCTCGAGCTCCTTCGTCTTTCGGAGTCCCGAGCACGCTGCCCGCCTCTTCAGCCTCGAAGAAGAGGGGTACATCTACTCGCGGATCTCCAATCCGACGGTTCGCGCCGTCGAGCGCCGCCTCGCCCTCCTCGAAGGGGGAGTGGATGCGGTGCTCACCGCCAGCGGACAGTCCGCGCTCGCCCTCACCCTTCTCACCCTTGCCCGGGCAGGGGACGAGATCGTAGCCTCGCCGTTTTTGTACGGGGGCACGTACAATCTCTTGGCCAACCTCCTTCCGCGCTACGGAATCCAAACGCGCTTTACGGAAAGCCTCGACCCCGAGGAGTTCGCCGCGCGGATCACCCCCCGGACCAAGGCGGTCCTCCTGGAGTCCGTAGGGAATCCATCGCTCCTCCTTCCGGATCTCCGGGAGATCGCCGCCGCCGCCCACGCCCGGGGCGTCCCCGTCGTCGTGGACAACACCTTTCCCACGCCTTACCTCTACCGTCCCCTGGAGTTCGGCGCCGACGTCGTGGTCTACTCGGCGACGAAGTGGCTTTCGGGCAACGGGACGATCATCGCCGGTGCGGTGGTGGACGGCGGGCGCTTTCCCTGGCCGGAGGAGCGGTTCCCCGAATTCCACACGCCGGACGCCTCCTACCACGGGCTCGTCTTCGCCCGAGCCTTCGGCGCCGCCGCCTTCTCCGCCCGCCTGCGGGCGGTCGCGCTGCGCGATTTCGGTCCGTCGGCGAGTCCCGTGAGCGCCTTTCTCCTCGGGCTGGGGATCGAAACCCTTCCCCTCCGCATGGAACGCCACGTGGCCAACGCCCGCGCCGTGGCCGCCTTTTTGCGCGAACACCCCGACGTGGCCTGGGTGAACTTTCCTGAGTTTCCCGACCATCCTTCGCACGGGATCCTGCGGCGTGACTTTCCCCGGGGGGCGACATCCGTGGTCACCTTTGGACTCCAGGGTGGGAAGCGGCATGCCGAGGAGTTCCTCCGCCACGTCCGGCTGCATTCGCACCTCGCCAACGTGGGAGACGCCAAGAGCCTCCTCATCCACCCGGCGTCCACGACCCACGGACAGCTTTCCGAAGAGGAGCTGCGTTCCGTCGGGGTGCTTCCGGAAATGATCCGCCTTTCCGTCGGCCTCGAGGACGTGGACGACATCCTCTGGGACCTCGCCCAGGCCCTTCGGAAGGCGCGAGAGGCATAG
- a CDS encoding Branched-chain amino acid aminotransferase, whose translation MAWVFVDGDFVSKEEAKLSVYDHGLLYGDGVFEGIRAYEGKVFRLREHMERLYASARAILLEVPYPLEDFEEIVLETLRRNELATGYIRIVVTRGRGDLGLDPRSCPRASVVVVAEPLALFPRELYEKGIRLFTVAVRRPRQDILPPQVKSLNYLNNVYAKVQARRAGYDEALLLNTEGYVTEGSGENIFLVKDGVLLTPPPWVGILKGITRAAVLELANGRGIPAREEVLTLTDVYTADEVFLTGTAAEIVPVVEVDGRTIGTGKPGPITGELLEAFRELTRAEGVPVAPSARRA comes from the coding sequence ATGGCCTGGGTCTTCGTCGACGGGGACTTCGTGTCAAAAGAAGAGGCCAAACTTTCCGTCTACGACCACGGGCTTCTGTACGGGGACGGCGTATTCGAGGGCATTCGCGCCTACGAGGGAAAGGTCTTCCGCCTGCGCGAGCACATGGAACGCCTGTACGCGTCCGCCCGCGCAATCCTCCTCGAGGTGCCCTATCCCCTCGAGGACTTCGAAGAGATCGTCCTCGAGACGCTCCGGCGCAACGAGCTCGCGACCGGGTACATCCGCATCGTCGTCACGCGCGGTCGGGGAGACCTGGGCCTCGATCCGCGATCTTGCCCGCGTGCGAGCGTCGTCGTGGTCGCGGAACCTCTCGCCCTTTTCCCCAGGGAACTGTACGAAAAGGGGATCCGGCTCTTTACGGTCGCCGTTCGTCGCCCGCGCCAAGACATCCTTCCTCCGCAGGTGAAGTCGCTGAACTACCTGAACAACGTGTACGCCAAGGTGCAGGCGCGCCGCGCCGGCTACGACGAGGCGCTCCTCCTCAACACGGAAGGGTACGTTACGGAAGGTTCGGGCGAAAACATCTTCCTGGTGAAGGACGGCGTCCTCCTCACGCCTCCTCCGTGGGTAGGGATCTTGAAGGGGATTACGCGGGCCGCGGTGCTCGAACTTGCGAACGGGCGGGGGATCCCGGCGCGGGAGGAAGTCCTCACGCTCACGGACGTCTACACCGCGGACGAGGTGTTCCTCACGGGGACGGCGGCGGAAATCGTCCCCGTCGTCGAGGTAGACGGGCGGACGATCGGTACAGGGAAGCCGGGCCCGATCACGGGCGAACTCCTCGAGGCTTTCCGCGAGCTCACGCGCGCAGAGGGGGTACCCGTCGCGCCTTCCGCCCGGAGGGCGTGA